In one window of Natator depressus isolate rNatDep1 chromosome 12, rNatDep2.hap1, whole genome shotgun sequence DNA:
- the LOC141996843 gene encoding uncharacterized protein LOC141996843 isoform X1: MTMQSSSAEVTVMESQNRKRAPAWTEREVRDLIAVWGEESVLSKLRSSFQNAKTFVKISQGMKDRGHNRDPKQCRVKLKELRQAYQKTRGANGRSGSEPQTCRFYDELHAILGGSATTTPAVLFDSFNGDGGNTEAGFGDEEDSSQQASGETGFPDSQELFPTLDLEPVPPEHTEGCLLDPAGGEGTSAACVSMITGSSPSQRLVKIRKKKKRTRDEMFSEPMLSSHTGRAQTNAWRQIVSECRKAQNDREERWRAEESKWQAEESKWRAEDRAEAQMRRQRDERRQDSMLRLLEDQTSMLQCMVELQQRQLEHRLPLQPLCNQPPSSSSSIASTPKNAVGGHRPTSHSTTEDCPKKRRLAFNKF; this comes from the exons atgaccatgcagagctcatcagcagaggtgaccgtgatggagtcccagaatcgcaaaagagctccagcatggactgaacgggaggtacgggatctgatcgctgtgtggggagaggaatccgtgctctCAAAACTCCGTTcgagttttcaaaatgccaaaacctttgtcaagatctcccagggcatgaaggacagaggccataacagggatccgaagcagtgccgtgtgaaacttaaggagctgaggcaagcctaccagaaaaccagaggggcgaacggccgctccgggtcagagccccaaacatgccgcttctatgatgagctgcatgccattttagggggttcagccaccactaccccagccgtgttgtttgactccttcaatggagatggaggcaacacggaagcaggttttggggacgaagaagatagctcacagcaagcaagcggagaaaccggttttcccgacagccaggaactgtttcccaccctggacctggagccagtaccccccgaacacaccgaaggctgcctcctggacccggcaggcggagaagggacctccg ctgcatgtgtttcaatgatcacaggatcttctccttcccagaggctagtgaagattagaaagaaaaaaaaacgcactcgtgatgaaatgttctctgagccgatgctgtcctcccacactggcagagcacagacgaatgcgtggaggcaaatagtgtcagagtgcaggaaagcacaaaatgaccgggaggagaggtggcgggctgaagagagtaagtggcaggctgaagagagtaagtggcgggctgaagacagggctgaagctcaaatgaggcggcagcgtgatgagaggaggcaggattcaatgctgaggctgctggaggaccaaaccagtatgctccagtgtatggttgaactgcagcaaaggcagctggagcacagactgccactacagcccctgtgtaaccaaccgccctcctcctcaagttccatagcctccacgcccaagaacgcggtggggggccaccggccaaccagccactccaccacagaagattgcccaaaaaaaagaaggctggcattcaataaattttaa
- the LOC141996843 gene encoding uncharacterized protein LOC141996843 isoform X2: MKDRGHNRDPKQCRVKLKELRQAYQKTRGANGRSGSEPQTCRFYDELHAILGGSATTTPAVLFDSFNGDGGNTEAGFGDEEDSSQQASGETGFPDSQELFPTLDLEPVPPEHTEGCLLDPAGGEGTSAACVSMITGSSPSQRLVKIRKKKKRTRDEMFSEPMLSSHTGRAQTNAWRQIVSECRKAQNDREERWRAEESKWQAEESKWRAEDRAEAQMRRQRDERRQDSMLRLLEDQTSMLQCMVELQQRQLEHRLPLQPLCNQPPSSSSSIASTPKNAVGGHRPTSHSTTEDCPKKRRLAFNKF; encoded by the exons atgaaggacagaggccataacagggatccgaagcagtgccgtgtgaaacttaaggagctgaggcaagcctaccagaaaaccagaggggcgaacggccgctccgggtcagagccccaaacatgccgcttctatgatgagctgcatgccattttagggggttcagccaccactaccccagccgtgttgtttgactccttcaatggagatggaggcaacacggaagcaggttttggggacgaagaagatagctcacagcaagcaagcggagaaaccggttttcccgacagccaggaactgtttcccaccctggacctggagccagtaccccccgaacacaccgaaggctgcctcctggacccggcaggcggagaagggacctccg ctgcatgtgtttcaatgatcacaggatcttctccttcccagaggctagtgaagattagaaagaaaaaaaaacgcactcgtgatgaaatgttctctgagccgatgctgtcctcccacactggcagagcacagacgaatgcgtggaggcaaatagtgtcagagtgcaggaaagcacaaaatgaccgggaggagaggtggcgggctgaagagagtaagtggcaggctgaagagagtaagtggcgggctgaagacagggctgaagctcaaatgaggcggcagcgtgatgagaggaggcaggattcaatgctgaggctgctggaggaccaaaccagtatgctccagtgtatggttgaactgcagcaaaggcagctggagcacagactgccactacagcccctgtgtaaccaaccgccctcctcctcaagttccatagcctccacgcccaagaacgcggtggggggccaccggccaaccagccactccaccacagaagattgcccaaaaaaaagaaggctggcattcaataaattttaa